DNA from Campylobacter concisus:
GGTGCCTGGCGAGACAAATACAGATGATCTAAGCCCTGCTAGTGAGGCCTATACAAGGGCTGACATACCGCTTCACGCAAAGGCTATGCTCGTTAAAAAGATGCCTGAAGGTTTAGAAATCCTAAAAGAGCTAAAAAGTCGCGGTAAGAGCGTGGCGTATGTTGGTGACGTGGTTGGCACTGGCAGCAGCAGAAAGAGCGGTATAAACTCTATCCAGTGGCACCTTGGCGATGAGATAGAGGGCGTGCCAAACAAAAAAACCGGTGGCATCGTGATCGGCACGACCATAGCTCCGATATTTTTTAACACCGCTGAAGATAGCGGCGCACTACCGATAGTTGCAAACGTAAATGAGCTAGAAATGGGCGATGAGATAGAAATTTGGCCATTTAAAGGCGAAATTTACAAGCTTGCAGGCAATGAAAAGAAGCTCGTGGCAAATTTTAAACTAAGCCCAAACACCCTAAGCGACGAGATAAGAGCAGGCGGCAGGATACCGCTGATGATAGGTAGGCAGGTCACCAAAAAAGCTAGGGAGGTCTTGGGGCTTGACGAGGAGCAGATATTCATAAAGCCAGATCAGCCAAAAGAGCTGGGCGGTGGCTATACGCTGGCTCAAAAGATGGTCGGCAAGGCTTGTGGCGTGGACGGCGTGAGAGCTGGGGCCTACGTAGAGCCTGAAATTTTGACCGTTGGCTCGCAAGACACCACTGGGCCCATGACTAGAGATGAGATAAAAGAGCTTGCTAGCCTTAGTTTTGGGGCGGACTTTGTCTTGCAAAGCTTTTGCCACACGGCTGCTTATCCAAAGCCAAGCGACCTTGTGATGCACGAGAGCCTGCCAAAATTTATAAATTTACGTGGTGGCGTGAGCCTAAAACCAGGTGATGGCGTCATCCACTCGTGGCTAAACCGCATGGTCTTGCCTGACACGGTTGGCACGGGTGGCGATAGTCATACGAGATTTCCTATTGGCATTAGTTTTCCAGCAGGCAGCGGCCTAGTGGCGTTTGCGGCAGTGCTTGGAATGATGCCGCTAAATATGCCAGAGTCAGTTTTGATCAAATTTAAAGGCGAGCTAAAAGAGGGCGTGACGCTTAGAGATCTAGTCAATGCGATACCATATTTTGCTATCAAAAAAGGGCTTTTAAGCGTTGAGAAAAAGAATAAAAAGAACATTTTTGCGGGTAAAATTTTAGAGATAGAAGGGCTTGAGAGCCTAAAAGTGGAGCAGGCATTTGAACTAAGTGACGCTTCGGCTGAGCGCTCGGCGGCTGCTTGCGTGGTAAATTTAAGCGTTGAAAGCGTCGCGGAGTATGTTCGCTCAAACGTTGCGCTAATAGAGGCAATGATAAAAGCAGGCTATGAGAGCCATGAAACGCTTGCTAGGCGAAAAGAGAAGATGCAAAAATGGCTAGAAAAACCAACTCTCTTAAGAGCCGACAAGGACGCAAGCTACGCTGAAATTTTGGAGATTGATTTGTCGCAGATAGATGAGCCGATCCTCGCCTGTCCAAACGACCCAGACGACGTGGCGACGCTAAGTGAAATTTTAGCTGATAGCAAAAGAGCGCATAATATCGACGAGGTCTTCGTGGGTAGCTGTATGACAAATATCGGCCATTATAGGGCGCTAGCTAGAATTTTGGAGCGTGAGAGCAAGCTTACTACTAGGCTTTGGATCGCACCGCCAACAAAAATGGATAAAAAGACGCTCGAAGATGAGGGCGTTTATGAGATATTTAAGAGGCTAAATGCTAGGACTGAGGTGCCAGGCTGCTCGCTTTGCATGGGTAATCAAGCAAGGGTGAACGATAACGCCGTCGTTTTTTCGACCTCGACTAGAAATTTTGACAACAGAATGGGCATGGGCGCAAAGGTCTATCTAGGAAGTGCCGAGATAGCCGCTGTATGCGCACTGTTAGGGCGTTTGCCAAGCGTTAGTGAGTATAAAAAGATAGTAAGAGATAGTCTTAGTTTAAACAAAGATCAAATTTATAAATACCTAAATTTTAATGAAATAAGCGAGTTTAGTATATAAATTTGTTACAATATCGCGAAATTTTAAGGAGCTTTGATGAAAAAAGTAGCTTTTTTTCTCTTTTTTAGCAGTTTTCTTTTTGTAAATTTACACGCATTAGAGTGCAGTGACCTTGCTAAAAAAGAGATCTTTAAAACTACTCCAAACGAGCTTGCTTACGCGAATGAGTGGTTATTTTATTGTGATGGCTCGCTTTTAAATTTAAAAGAGGTAAAAGAGCTTTTTGATGCGAGTGTGGCTGTTAGAAGCGAGTCTCAAAGTTGCGTTGGAGAGGGCGTTTATAGAGAAAATTTAAATAAATTTAGATGGATATTGCTAAAAGCTTCATTTGCCCCTGATATCTATCAAAAAGAGCTTGCAAAGCCAGAGATAGCTGAGGCTCAAAAAGATGCTCAGATGGAGTATTTTAGGTACTGGGCGAATGAGAGCTTGTTTAACTTCTTAAAATATAAAAAATTCAGCGAAGCCTATAAAAACGCTCAAACTCCGCTAGTTAAATTTTACGAGGCTTTGGGCGTTGATAGTGCAAGTGCCGCTTACTACGCAACTAGCGTGATAAATGAGTTTTTAAGCTTTAGTGTCGGCAAAAAGGTAAATAAGGCTAAGGCTCTAACTTCTGAGCAAAAGATGATGGCTCAAAAGCTAAGCCAAGACGAGCTTGCAAATTTACTCTACTCAAAAAATTTCACCACCGCAGAGCTTACAAATTTACTTGATATCGCACTGCTAAATGACAAAAGTAGCGATATGATAGAAGAGATCATAAGGCGTGGGGCGGATCTAAATTTAGGCGATGAGACGCCGCTCTTTTTTGCTCTTAGAAATTTAGAAAATGTAAAAATTTTGCTTAAAAATAGAGCCGATGTGAATCACAAAAATTTCTTTGGTAAAAGTGCGCTTTTTTACGCTGTGCAGTTTGAGGATGCGCCTCTTTGCGAGCTTTTGCTAAAGAGTGGGGCAAATGCGAACGAGAGCTATATCGACGAGCAGTCTAAGATGAATATGATAAATTTAGGCATGATGCAAGTAGAGGATACGTGCGGCCTAGAGCATACAAACAGAAGCGTTTTTATGCATGCAGCGGCTCACGCGACGCCAGAAATTTTAAAGCTTTTGATAGATAGCGGCGCTGATATAAACGCGACTGACGATGCTGGATTTAACGCGCTTGATTATGCGATTAAAGATAAAAACGAAAAAAATATTAAATTTTTAGAAGAGCTTGGTTTAAAGCCAAATTTTAATTAGGAAGAGATATGAAAAAGACAGCTTTTGTGACAGGTGCAACATCTGGATTTGGCGAGGCGATCGCTAGAAGA
Protein-coding regions in this window:
- a CDS encoding bifunctional aconitate hydratase 2/2-methylisocitrate dehydratase → MSFFTDYEKHVSEREKEGVPPLALNAKQTSEICELIKLAGSSSGDEKVQNELKFLINLLTNRVNPGVDDAAKIKAEFLGEVIEGLKIDGLDAVRAIKILGKMLGGYNVEILVRALKNSNDVIARAAANELKNIILVHEHFDEIAKLASSNKFAKEVLVSWANAEWFMHKKPLDECIKAVVFKVPGETNTDDLSPASEAYTRADIPLHAKAMLVKKMPEGLEILKELKSRGKSVAYVGDVVGTGSSRKSGINSIQWHLGDEIEGVPNKKTGGIVIGTTIAPIFFNTAEDSGALPIVANVNELEMGDEIEIWPFKGEIYKLAGNEKKLVANFKLSPNTLSDEIRAGGRIPLMIGRQVTKKAREVLGLDEEQIFIKPDQPKELGGGYTLAQKMVGKACGVDGVRAGAYVEPEILTVGSQDTTGPMTRDEIKELASLSFGADFVLQSFCHTAAYPKPSDLVMHESLPKFINLRGGVSLKPGDGVIHSWLNRMVLPDTVGTGGDSHTRFPIGISFPAGSGLVAFAAVLGMMPLNMPESVLIKFKGELKEGVTLRDLVNAIPYFAIKKGLLSVEKKNKKNIFAGKILEIEGLESLKVEQAFELSDASAERSAAACVVNLSVESVAEYVRSNVALIEAMIKAGYESHETLARRKEKMQKWLEKPTLLRADKDASYAEILEIDLSQIDEPILACPNDPDDVATLSEILADSKRAHNIDEVFVGSCMTNIGHYRALARILERESKLTTRLWIAPPTKMDKKTLEDEGVYEIFKRLNARTEVPGCSLCMGNQARVNDNAVVFSTSTRNFDNRMGMGAKVYLGSAEIAAVCALLGRLPSVSEYKKIVRDSLSLNKDQIYKYLNFNEISEFSI
- a CDS encoding ankyrin repeat domain-containing protein — protein: MKKVAFFLFFSSFLFVNLHALECSDLAKKEIFKTTPNELAYANEWLFYCDGSLLNLKEVKELFDASVAVRSESQSCVGEGVYRENLNKFRWILLKASFAPDIYQKELAKPEIAEAQKDAQMEYFRYWANESLFNFLKYKKFSEAYKNAQTPLVKFYEALGVDSASAAYYATSVINEFLSFSVGKKVNKAKALTSEQKMMAQKLSQDELANLLYSKNFTTAELTNLLDIALLNDKSSDMIEEIIRRGADLNLGDETPLFFALRNLENVKILLKNRADVNHKNFFGKSALFYAVQFEDAPLCELLLKSGANANESYIDEQSKMNMINLGMMQVEDTCGLEHTNRSVFMHAAAHATPEILKLLIDSGADINATDDAGFNALDYAIKDKNEKNIKFLEELGLKPNFN